Below is a genomic region from Magnetococcales bacterium.
CCACCACGTGGCGTGGCCCCACGGTATCCACGAGGATGCCTGTGGGTATTTGCATCACCATGTAAACATAGAAGTAGGTCGCCGCTAGTCCTCCCAGGGAGACGCCGTTTGCCTGAAACGCCTGTTGAAGATCACTGGAAATCGTCGCGGGCGCATAACGGTGGAAGAAGGACAGCATGTACGCCAGACCGACCACGACAAACCCAGTCCACCGCAACCGTACCAGTTGCGTCTTTTGGTGAGCGGTCAGCATGATGCGCGGTTCTTCTGGATGGTTTTGGGCGGTGGGGCCTGGAGCGATTGTTGGAATCGATACCACAGCAACAGGCTGACGAGTACCAGATACACATACGGCTCTCCGTTGTCATGGGAGGAGGCCCATATGAAATGGAACGCAACCAGAATGTTGATCAGGAAGGTCATCTGATGGATCTGTTTCCACCGTTTGATGCCCAATTTGCGGATGGCGTTGTTGGTGGAGGTTGCCGCCAGCACGATCAACAGGGCATAGGCGGCCACGCCAAGCAGGGTAAATTCTCTTTTGTAGATGTCTGCCACAATGTCATTCCATTTCAGGTTCCATTCCAGCCAGACGAATGTCACGACATGCAAGGTTGCGTAGAAGAAGGCATACAGGCCGATCATCCGGCGGTATTGGCCGAATTGTTTGATGCCGGTCAACTCGCTGATGGGACGCAGGGAGAGGGAAATCAACAAGAAATTGAAGGCCCAGTCCCCGAGATAACGGTTGATGAATCCCACCGGCATCTGACCCACGGAACTGCCCGGCACATAACCACTGAGCAGTACCCGTCCCAGGAGCCACAGAACCGGCAACATGGAGATCATCCAGATGAGTGGCTTGAGATCCAGACGGTTGCGTCCTTTGGCGAGCAGGACATGTTGGGCGTTTTCGGTCATGCTGCCGTGAACCAGCCAAATGGCATAGATCATGAGCAGGAGATTGCCTGTGCCGATCAGCACGAAAGGGGAACGTGGTCCCACGGCATCAAAAAAATATCCCCCGCTTTGCACCAAGACGATCACGCCGAGACTGCCCACCAGCGAGAAAACGCCCTGGACGGCGCTCAACATCGGTGCGGGGAACAGTTCGAGGGTCAAGATTTTGGGTGCCGTCAGACTGCCTGCCGATCCGAATCCGATGATGGCCAATGGCACGCAGATGGACCAACTGAAGGGATTGACCACCAGACTCATCAGCATGAAACCCACGCCGGAAATGCACAGGCTCGCCCCAATGGCGGTAACCCGACTGTGGGCTTCCATGAACTGTTTCCAGACCGGAATGGAGATCAGCAACACCATTCCGACCAGGCCGATCAGGGCCGCGGCATGGGCCGTGGCATAAACCCGACTCACCCCCACCAGATCCGCAATGGAGATGTGCCACATGGAAAGAAACAGGCTGAGTACGATCATGTCGGCCCGGACAAAAAAGGTTGCGGCCAGACTCAATTGCATGCGCGGATCACGGGCGATCAATTTCAAGGCGTCGTCACCGCCAGAGGGTTCGACCGCCAGATCCTGTTGATGCGGGATCAGTTTTTGTTGGATGATCCAGGTGCCCGCGATCGAGATCAGGGCCATCATGACCATGACCGAATAGACGGTTCCGGCATCATGGGGAATTTGCATGAGAATGGCGAATATCACCGATCCGCCGAGGACCAGCATGATGATTTTGTTGATCATCATGCTGGGTGAGTGGTCGGAGGCCGCGGATTTACCGATCAGCGTGGAAATTTCCAGTTGCGCCGTATTGGTGCCGATGGAGATCAGAATGCGCATGAGATAATAAAAAACCAGACCGCTCAGTCCCAGTGCGTGATGGGTTTCGTGGCTCAACGGGGCCAATGTGGCCCCGATGCCGGCTACCAGGAAGCCGAGAAACAACAACACCCCATTGCTGATTCGTTTTTGAATGAATTCAATGTATCCGATCAGCAACAGGCTGATGATTTCGGTCACCACCACCAGATGGGAGTTGATGACGCCGCTCTCCTCATAAGGAATGCGCAGGGCGTCATCCAGATAGAGGGGTTGCAGACCCACCGCCAGTGCGATGATCAGCGTGCTGAGACTCGACAGCAGGTAGAGGGTATTGTTGCGATCGGTCCGGCTTTTGGGAGGAAGCGTCGATTCGTTGAGAGGGGTCATTCTTCGTCCTGATCCTTCAAGCCGTTGCCGGTCCAGGCGCAACGCAAATGTTTGTCGCGCAGGGTGCAAGACTGCCCATTGACTGAAAAGCTTTTGGCGTAGCGCAGGGCCGTGTGTTTGCTGCCTGTCTCTTTGTAGGCGGTTCCTTTGACGAACAGACCCATGCCAATGCGACAGCCTTGTTTGTTGAGATACCAATCGGGCGCCAGATTGATCCAGGTTGCCTCATTGATGCCGTCATACACCAGAATATGGGTGTTGACACGACCGGATTGGACCGAATTTTCAACAACACGCACAATTTTCCCCTGAAACCGGGTGGGGATGAACCGTTCATGCCATTCCGGGTCGAGGGCGGCGGACGCGGGGGTCCGGGGCGGCGCTGAGGAGAGGGACAGGGCTACCGTCATCCCGGCGGGGGTCGCAGGCTCGATCGGGGCGGTTGTGGTACGCATCGCAGGGGCCGTGACCATGGGTGGGGATGGATCCACCGGAGCATCCACGACCGGGGTGGGGGTGTTCTGGGCGGGGTTGGGCAGGATGCGATGGCAGTTGGCGCAGGGCATCCGATCCCGTCCGTCTTGATGGGAGGCGACCGCGGGCGTGCCATCCACCACCGGTGGCGCGGAGGCGACACCGGTGTTCACCGGAGCGTCCGTGACCGGGATGTTTTGGGCGGGATTGGGCAGGATGCGATGGCAATTGGCGCAGGGCATCCGATCCCGCCCGTCTTGATGGGAGGCGACCGCGGGCGTGCCATCCACCAGGGGAGGCGTGGAGGCGATCCCACTGTTTGGATTGTTGGCGATGATTTCATGGCAACTGGAACAGGTCATCCGCTCCCGCCCATCCAGATGGGGCGCCGACATGCCCGCCGCGATGGGCGGAGCCTTGTTATAGACGTGGTCCTCCCAGGGATCTTCCGCGAAAACCGACAGGAAAAAGAGTACCAGACTGAAGGCAATGCTGATGGCCATGAACCATTGAAGCTGTTTCATGGCTCAAAATATCCGGATGGGGCCAGTGGGTGGACTGGACCAGTCTGTCTGGGTGTGGAAACGGTTGCCAGAGGGGCTTGATCTGTGTTTTCGTCAGATGACTGGTTGGAAATCATCAAACTTCCTTGCTGTCGTTTGTATCTGGTCACGCATGGGTGACTATGTTTTTTGTATTTCCAAAGGAAGGATCCTTTGTTTTTTATAAAATGTCAAGCGGTTTCATATTGTTACTGGTTCTGGAAAAGACCGGTATCCATGGGGCTGTGCAGAATCGTGTCAAACGACTGTGCAGACAATTTGACGGGCGCATACGCGACGCCCTGCAATTCCATGCCATGGGCAAAGGCGCGCAGATGATTGAAAGATCCGCGATGAATGAGTGAATAGACTTGAATGATATCGGGTTTGTCGGTTTCCTTGATGGCGTTTTCAAGATCCAGAATGTCAAGTTCCTCGATCAAGGCCCCGACCCGCAACGCCTCGATCACGGATCGTTGTCCTTGTTGAGTCAGTTGCTGATACATTTGTGACAGATGGGTATCGACAAAGGATCCCGGGGCTTTTTGTTCTGCCGGATCCGGCAATCCATAACGCTGGATCAATTGTCCCACGGTGTCCATATGGCGCTGCTCGGCGCGGGAAATGCTGACAAACATGGATATTCCCCACAGGCGGTGCATTTCCTGATAGACATCCCGCGCTAGTTTTTCTTCTTCTCGCATAAACAGGATGTATCGTGTCTCGTTGGCTGTCAGTGGACCGCTTGAAAATTGCGCCACGACAGGGGTCGCATAGGCGCCGGATGAGGAGGCGATCGGGCTGTTGTTGTGATGCTCTTTGCCATGATGGGGAGAAAAATGGTCTGTTCCATACAGTGTGATGAGCACGATGACAATCGCCACTCCCGCCAATCCACCCAGCCAGAACAACAACCGCTTCTGAAGCGTGGGTTCGTTTGCGGAAATGCCACACGCTTCCACGCAATCCTCGTCAGGATTCTTCGGTTTGTTCTGGCAACGCATATGGCATGAGGAGCCAGAGAAGGAGGATCGGGTTTGATTCATTTTATTGCTCCGGATTGAACCTGTTCATTCTTTATATTATTGGTTCTGTCTTTCAGTCGGCCATCATTAAAATAAGAATATCCGGATTGTCTGCGCAGCGGTCACAAGTCGGACAGCATGGGCCTCCTTTGACCTGCAACGGAGTGATTATATCTCTGATTGTCACATCCATCAAAGAGTTCAAGCGGAATTCATCCCTCGCGTCCATTTTTTCCAGGTTTTGAGACGGGGCAATACCGGGTCGGGCTTGCCGTTCGAGGCGTTCTTTGCGGATTGTTTGGGAAAACGCGCCGGATGTGTTGATTTTCCTTTAGTTTATCAGGAAAAGTGCTCAGAATGGAGTCGGTCATTTTTGGGGATCCGGCTGTAACCTTTCCAGCCACAACACGAGTGGATCCCTGTCGGGGAAACTGAGCAAGGCCAGGTGGGGTAAAGGGACGCATGACCAGGCTGTTTGCAAAAAGTCGGTGGTGGGCATGGGCCGTGGGTATCGCCATGGTCGCGGTGGTGACCGTGTGGGCGGGATGGCGCCAACTATCCCTCTCCCCACCGCCGGCCACCCCGTCTCAGCCGTCGGTTCCGGCCCCGTTGCCGGCGGATCGATTGTTTCATCCGGATCTGGTGATTCAAAGCCGCTCCCTCTCCCAGTTGCCGAAAGACCTGCTCGCGGTGCCTTTCTTGAATACGCTCTTGACCGAGGAGTATGTTTTTTATTACCAGCAGAACGAATCCCGTCTGAGCCTGGAAGGCAGTTTGCGCCGCATCGCCTATGAGCATGACATGGGGGTCGGGGATACGATCATCGCCCATGTGCTCGACACCCCCGCCCAGGTGGCCTTGTGGAAAAACAAGGATGGCAAACTTAAAAATTATCTGGTGCTGTTGCCGAAGCAGGGGCTGGTGGGCTTTCTGGATGTCGTGGCCAAGGTGGCGGCCCACGATTCCCAACTCAAACGGCACGCCGAAGTCAAATTGGGTGGCGAGATTTCCCACACCATCTGGCGCTTGGAACATACCCCGAAACGTCACCTTTTTTTCACCACCCTGAAGGGCCATCTGGCCATCTTCACCGATCCGACCCTGCTGGAGAGCGGGCAGAACGGAGAACGGGCCGGAGTGGTCGGACAATTCATCTCCAGCCTCGGTCCTGACAGCCTGGGGGCGGGTTTGCGCCTGCCGACACTGGCGGGCAAACATGCGATTGCCGTGCGGGGGGATTATCTCTCTTTTGGTTATCAGCATTTTTTTCCGGCGTTGACCGGGATGCGTTTCGACTTCGACGCCTCCGGGTGGAAAACGTGGCTGTTGGCTTCCGCCCCCCTGGCGGCTCCGGGTGACTTGTGGGGCCGTCTGCCCGCCAATCCGGCGTTGTGCCTGGCGGTGCCGGTGGATCGCGCCCGTTTGTTGGAGTATCTGCGTCCCTTCACCGACAATCCGGAATTGCCCCGACTGGTGGAGGCCCTGCGTCCGCCGGCGGCACTTTGCTGGTATGGGGACTCCCATCTGCATACCCCCCTGGCCGTTGTGCCGGTGGGCAACGTCAACGAAGCCTGGATGCCCATGCTGGCGGAGCTTTTCGCGCGCCTCATCGGTTCGCCG
It encodes:
- a CDS encoding magnetochrome domain-containing protein; protein product: MKQLQWFMAISIAFSLVLFFLSVFAEDPWEDHVYNKAPPIAAGMSAPHLDGRERMTCSSCHEIIANNPNSGIASTPPLVDGTPAVASHQDGRDRMPCANCHRILPNPAQNIPVTDAPVNTGVASAPPVVDGTPAVASHQDGRDRMPCANCHRILPNPAQNTPTPVVDAPVDPSPPMVTAPAMRTTTAPIEPATPAGMTVALSLSSAPPRTPASAALDPEWHERFIPTRFQGKIVRVVENSVQSGRVNTHILVYDGINEATWINLAPDWYLNKQGCRIGMGLFVKGTAYKETGSKHTALRYAKSFSVNGQSCTLRDKHLRCAWTGNGLKDQDEE
- a CDS encoding ferric reductase-like transmembrane domain-containing protein — protein: MTPLNESTLPPKSRTDRNNTLYLLSSLSTLIIALAVGLQPLYLDDALRIPYEESGVINSHLVVVTEIISLLLIGYIEFIQKRISNGVLLFLGFLVAGIGATLAPLSHETHHALGLSGLVFYYLMRILISIGTNTAQLEISTLIGKSAASDHSPSMMINKIIMLVLGGSVIFAILMQIPHDAGTVYSVMVMMALISIAGTWIIQQKLIPHQQDLAVEPSGGDDALKLIARDPRMQLSLAATFFVRADMIVLSLFLSMWHISIADLVGVSRVYATAHAAALIGLVGMVLLISIPVWKQFMEAHSRVTAIGASLCISGVGFMLMSLVVNPFSWSICVPLAIIGFGSAGSLTAPKILTLELFPAPMLSAVQGVFSLVGSLGVIVLVQSGGYFFDAVGPRSPFVLIGTGNLLLMIYAIWLVHGSMTENAQHVLLAKGRNRLDLKPLIWMISMLPVLWLLGRVLLSGYVPGSSVGQMPVGFINRYLGDWAFNFLLISLSLRPISELTGIKQFGQYRRMIGLYAFFYATLHVVTFVWLEWNLKWNDIVADIYKREFTLLGVAAYALLIVLAATSTNNAIRKLGIKRWKQIHQMTFLINILVAFHFIWASSHDNGEPYVYLVLVSLLLWYRFQQSLQAPPPKTIQKNRASC
- a CDS encoding DUF2202 domain-containing protein, producing MNQTRSSFSGSSCHMRCQNKPKNPDEDCVEACGISANEPTLQKRLLFWLGGLAGVAIVIVLITLYGTDHFSPHHGKEHHNNSPIASSSGAYATPVVAQFSSGPLTANETRYILFMREEEKLARDVYQEMHRLWGISMFVSISRAEQRHMDTVGQLIQRYGLPDPAEQKAPGSFVDTHLSQMYQQLTQQGQRSVIEALRVGALIEELDILDLENAIKETDKPDIIQVYSLIHRGSFNHLRAFAHGMELQGVAYAPVKLSAQSFDTILHSPMDTGLFQNQ
- a CDS encoding DUF2138 family protein; protein product: MTRLFAKSRWWAWAVGIAMVAVVTVWAGWRQLSLSPPPATPSQPSVPAPLPADRLFHPDLVIQSRSLSQLPKDLLAVPFLNTLLTEEYVFYYQQNESRLSLEGSLRRIAYEHDMGVGDTIIAHVLDTPAQVALWKNKDGKLKNYLVLLPKQGLVGFLDVVAKVAAHDSQLKRHAEVKLGGEISHTIWRLEHTPKRHLFFTTLKGHLAIFTDPTLLESGQNGERAGVVGQFISSLGPDSLGAGLRLPTLAGKHAIAVRGDYLSFGYQHFFPALTGMRFDFDASGWKTWLLASAPLAAPGDLWGRLPANPALCLAVPVDRARLLEYLRPFTDNPELPRLVEALRPPAALCWYGDSHLHTPLAVVPVGNVNEAWMPMLAELFARLIGSPPPLLNKDAPPLELLPVEDRACPGGRIWRRSVRSAHGLEQASGQGSKGGAYRHFPVTVALCHGALIFSPDRTVAERALAVLEKHYPPLMEQLAAGTPEVSLLVSPAQLAPLLRKSVLESLPPASEKVFRASVEKRLLPQLDHISAMFPFALGTPRGSDSWEPLAWHAF